The following nucleotide sequence is from Cyclobacteriaceae bacterium.
TGACCTTTGCCCGGTGGATCAGCGACTCCACAGAGGACAGGGATACATTCATTACCGAAGCGATTTCTTCATAGCTCATATCATCGATCTTGTTCAGCGTGAAGGCGACCTTCTGATTTTCCGTAAGGGAATCAATGGCTTTGAAGAGTATCGCCGCCCGCTCACGATTTTCCATCAGCACTCCAGGGTGCACGAAGTCAGGTACATCAATGGAAGATGAGTTTGCATCACCCTGAAACAAACGGATCATGAAGCCGAACCTCTTCTGCCTCTTCTTCTTTCTGATCTGTTCCAGTGATTTGGTTACAGCAATGCGATAGATCCAGGTAGATAGTTTGGACTCACCCTTGAAATGATGAATCGAATGGATCACTTCAATGAAAACTTCCTGGGCAATGTCTTCCGCTTCATCGGTATTCTGAACAATACCAAGGGATGCATTGTAGATGCTGTTTTTGTAAGAGTCGACCAGCTGCCGGAATGCACTTTCATTCCGCTCACGCAACGCCTGGATTAACTCTGCTTCCGACAATGAAGTTATTTTAGATCAAATTAATATTTTGATTGCAATTACCTGCACACTCTTTCTTTCATCCTCGCATTCGCCTTTACTCCAAGCGACTCAGCTTTCTTCAGATCATTGCACGCTTCATCCAGCTTCCCGGTGCTCTGATAGGCGATCGCCTGATTGTAGTAGGCCAGACCGTAATCGGAAGCCAGCGATATGGCGATGGAGTAATCTTCAATCGCTTCATTCCAGCGATGAAGCTTTGATAATACATTGCCATGACTCACCCACGACTTCTCATTGGTGTCATCCAGTTCAATGGCTTTGGAGTAATCGGCAAGCGCTCCCTTCAGATCTTTCAACTTCTCTTTCACCAGCCCGCGGTTGAGATAATTCTCTCCGTCTTTGGGTTCCATTCTCACGACTTCATTATAATCTTCCAGTGCGCCGGCAAGATCATTCCGTTGAAGTCTCTGATAAGCCCGCTCCGCACGCGGATAGGGAAGCGCATTGTTCTTCTCAATGGCTTGTGTCAACAGCTTTTCAGAAGTGCTACTCTCACCTTCAGCAGAACGGATGGTGGCAATGTTATGAATCGCAAGACTGTTGTCAGGATCAAGCTTCAAGGCCGCATTGAAATCATTTAAGGCTCCCGGTGAGTCCTGACTTTTTAGTTTGGCAGAACCTCGGTTGATCCAGTAGGCAGGATTTTGATTGGATATCCGGATCGCAGAATCAAACCATACAATCGCCTGCGTATAGGATTTCAGATTCGTATCAATCAATCCCAGGTAATTGAAGATATGATCTTTGCCGGCGCTGTGGGCGGTAAAGATCCGCGCATTCGAGTCATTGAATTTCTCCTGACCAAAGAAGACCGTATTGGTTTCACTTTTGGGAAGGAACAGGAGATCGTAAAAGTCTTTTCGCGCGAGGTCGTAGAGGTCTGCCTCAAACCTCAGCACCGCGCGACTGAACAGCGCTTCTGTGTCAGCAGGCACCAGGTGCAGATATATATTGTAGTCACTGAGCGCTTTCTCATCCTCACCAAGATGCTCATAAGCGTTGGCGCGAAGCCGGTAGGCCTGAGAGTAGAAGTTATCCAGGCGCAGGCATTCTGAGAAATCAGCCAAAGCGGTGTTGTAATCCCTGTTTTGAAGGGCCAATTCTCCTTTCTCAAAGTACTGAAGGGCTGTCTTTGCGGACTGCGCTATTCCCGAAAGGGGGAGTGCCGTTATCAATATTATAAAGCAGGCTCTGAACATGGATGGCCAAATATTACCGTTAAATTGGAAACTTCTTTTCAATTAATCTGTTAAAAACGGTATGGAAAAAGCAAAAAAGACTTCTCGCAAAACCAAGGCAGCTGGAAAGCCTGCCCGTGACAAGATCATCTCTGCCTACAGGGAAACGTTGCTGACAGAAGGTAAAGTGCCTTCATCAGTTTATACTTTTTCACAGTCCATCGGAATCAAGGAGGATGACTTCTATCAGTACTTCGGTTCGTTCGAAGCAGTGGACAAAGAGATATGGAATGGCTACTTCCAAAGTGTTGCATCACGTCTTACTTCCGACAAAAACTATTCATCATTCTCTACCCGTGAGAAGATACTCGCATTCTACTTTACACTTGCAGAAGTCCTGAAAGAAGACCGAAGCTTCGCATTGCTTACCTTGAAAGAATGGAGAAACCCGGCCTTTACTCCGGATGCTATGAAAGCATTCAAGAACTCTTTCGAGGAATGGCTGACTCCCGTATTGAATGAAGGAAAGCAAAATGGTGAGATCGCAAAGCGTCCGTTGTTCGACAGTCGCTATGATGCACTCTTCTGGATGCACCTGATCTTTATACTTCAGTTCTGGACGCGCGACAACAGTGTGGGTTTCGAAAAGACCGATGCCGCGATTGAAAAGTCTGTCAACCTTGCCTTCGATCTCATCGGCAATGGCATTCTTGACAATGCACTCGACTTCGGAAAATTCCTGTATCAGAATTCTAAAAATTAAAGAGACGGTTGAAAGAGCAAAAGAGTATTCCTACTACGAAAGTTCAGCGTGCTACCAAGTTCATTACTACCGGTGCGAAGATCGGTCGTAACTATCTCAAGCATTATGGTAAGAAGCTGGTAGATCCCAACATAAGTCGCGATCAGCTGAATGAAGATAATGCAAGCGACATCTATGATTCGCTGAGCAAGCTGAAGGGAAGTGCTCTCAAAGTAGCACAGATGCTCAGCATGGATAAGAATCTTTTGCCTAAAGCATATCAACAACAGTTTTCAATGGCGCAGTACAGTGCGCCTCCGTTATCGTACCCACTGGTTGTAAAGACATTTCAAACATACTTCGGAAAGAACCCAGGCCAGATCTTTGATTCCTTTTCTACAAAAGCTGTCAATGCTGCGTCGATGGGACAGGTTCACCAGGCAACATTAAAGGGAAAGACCCTTGCCGTAAAGATCCAATATCCCGGAGTTTCCGATACCGTGAAGAGTGATCTCGCCATGGTAAAGCCCATCGCTCTCAGAATGTTCAAGCTGAGTCCGGTTGAGTATGAGGAATTCATCGGCGAAGTTGAATTACGATTGCTGGAAGAGGCCGACTATACACTCGAGCTCAAGCGTTCCATTGAAATGTCAGAGCAGAGCAGGAAGATCAAGCATCTTGTCTTTCCAAAGTACTATCCTGAATTCTCTGCAAAGAAGATCCTGACCATGGACTGGCTGGAAGGTCTTCCGTTAGGTGAATATTTGAAAAAGGGCAAACCCTCCAAAGCTATTGCCAACAAGCTTGGTCAGGCGATGTGGGACTTCTATCATTTTCAGTTTCATCAGTTGAAAGCAGTTCATGCAGATCCGCATCCGGGAAACTTTATCATAACTCCTGATGAAGAGCTGGGTGTCATTGACTTCGGTTGCGTGAAAGAGATCCCGGAAGACTTTTACCAGCTGTACTTTCAATTGCATCACAAGGATATCTTGCAGGATCCTGTCCGTCTGGAGAAGATCTTCTATCAGATGCGGTTCATTTATGAAGATGACTCGGAAAGCGAGAAGAAGTTTTTCAGAGCGGTGTTCATCGAACTTCTGGATCTGCTGGCGCGACCTTTCCATACAAAGACCTTTGATTTTGCTGACCCTTCATACTTTGAAACGCTCTACAAGACAGGGGAGAAGATATCCAACATGAAGGAGCTGAGAGATTCCAAAAAGGCAAGAGGCATCAAGCATGCATTGTATATCAATCGCACGTACTTCGGTTTGTACAGCATTCTCAATGAGCTTGGCGCAACGGTAGAAACACATTCATTTGTGCCGTCGTGGAAATCTTTTTGAGCCTGATAAAACCCATTTTCAGCTCTTCGAATCATCAAATTAATTGCGATCTTGGTAAGCAAATCTATGCTTATGAAAAACGATCGCAGAAGTTTTCTTAAAACATCCTCTCTTGCATTGACAGGTCTCGGCCTGAGCACTGTAATTCCATGGGAAGCTATCGCTGCAGCTAAGCGCAGGGTAGGTGCGAATGGAAAGATCAACGTTGGTGCGATCGGTATCAACGGAATGGGATGGGCCAACCTTACTTCCATCATCAAGATCCCTGACGTACAGGTCATTGCTTTATGCGATGTGGATGAGAACGTTCTGAACTTCCGTAAGTATGAATTGGCCAAGCAGGGAATCAAGACCACGACATATGTGGACTATCGCAAGCTGCTGGAGAATAAAGACATTGATATTGTGATCATCGGAACTCCGGATCACTGGCATTGCCTTCAGATGGTGGAAGCATGTCAGGCAGGAAAAGATGTTTATGTAGAAAAGCCTTGCGGAAATTCCATTGCCGAATGTGATGCAATGGTGGCCGCACAAAAGAAATATAACAAAGCCGTTCAGGTAGGGCAGTGGCAAAGAAGTCAGCCGCACATGGTAGACGCGCTGGCCTATCTCAAGACCGGCAAGCTTGGTAAGATCAGAACCGTGAAGGCATGGGCATACCAGGGATGGATGCGAAACCTTGATAGCAAACCTGACAGTGCTGCACCGGAAGGTGTTCATTATGATATGTGGCTCGGACCTGCAGCCAAACGACCTTTCAATGCCAACCGATTCCATTTCAACTTCCGCTGGTTCTGGGATTATGCCGGTGGTCTCATGACCGACTGGGGTGTTCACCTTATCGATTATACGTTACTGGGAATGGATGCAAAGTTTCCAAAGTCGGTGATCGCCAGCGGTGGTAAGTTTGGCAATCCTGCCGGACCTGAAGAAACTCCCGATACACTCGCTGCAGTATATGAGTATGATGGATATAACATGATCTGGGAACACGCACAAAGTATCAGCAATGGAAACTATGGACGTGATCATGGTATTGCTTACATCGGAAATAACGGAACACTCGTGCTCGATCGGAATGGATGGGAAGTGATCGCCGATGAGAAGAGAATGCAGTCATTGCCGATGCAGAAGAATGTTGGTTCAGGAGTGGATCTTCATACACAGAATTTTGTGGATGTTGTCAAGTCGAGAAAGATGGAAGATCTCCATTGCTCCATACAGGCAGGTGCACACGTTGCTACCGTCTGCCAGATGGGAAATATCTCTTATCGCTCCGGACAAAAAGTAACGTGGGACGCGACAAAAGGAAAGTTCAACGAAGACAAGGCGAACGCGTTTCTTGCTGCGAAGTATAACAATGGATACAGCTTGCCTAAGATCTAGATGAGTAAGGATCAGACCAAAGATCTCCTGAAGTTTCTTAAGCCTTTCGGGGAAGAGATCATTGAAAAAGTTCTATGGCTCCGGGCTTTCGTCTGGGACATGTATCCAAAGACCAATGAACTCATCTACGATAATTATAACGCCGTAGCCTTTGGCTGGTCGCCAACCGATAAAGTGGGCCATACCTTTTGCTCCATTGCGGTAGGCCGAAGCAGTAAGAATATTCACTTTGGATTTTACTGGGGCAGTGAGATCGCCGATCCTAAGAAGATCTTGCTAGGCGAAGGAAATCAGTACCGGTACATCCTGGTCAAAAAGCTCAACGACTTTCCAAAAGATTATATCAAGGTACTGATCAAGGATGCTTACGATAATTCAATGTCGAAAGTGAAAGATCCAAAACAACTGATAGAAGGAAATACGATCACGAAATCAGTGTCTGCCGTGAAGAGACCGGCAAAAGGTAAAAGCAAAAAACCAGCAAAGGCAAAAAGTGCCAAGCCAAAAGCATCAAAGAAGAAGGTCGCAAAGAAATCAATAAAATCTAAAAAGTAAGTCAATATGAAGTATACAGGTAAATGGATCATTGCAGCAGTACTCATCTCATTCTGCACAACAGCATTTTCACAAACAAAGAAAACCGCTGATGCAAGCATGGGAAAAGTGAAAGTGGAGTTCAGCATTGATGATGCAGGCACTCCGTCGTACACTGTACTCTACAATCAGAAACCTGTTGTGCTTCCATCAAAGCTGGGATTCATTCTCAGTGACAATAACTTCTCTTCAAACTTTGAATTGACTGGTTCAGAAACAAAAGCAGTCGACAACTCATGGAAACCTGTACTGGGAGAAGTCAGTCAGATACGGGATCATTACAATCAACTCACCGTTCATTTGAAAGAGAGATCCGGTGACCGCCGTCTGCTGGACATCGTATTCAAAGTCTTTGAAGAAGGTGTCGGATTCCGTTATGAGTTTCCAAAACAGCCCAAGCTCAATTACTTCATTGTGAAAGATGAAGTTACCGAGATCAACATGTCCGGTGATCATAAAGCGTTCTGGATTCCCGGCGACTTTGATTCAAACGAATACATCTACACCACTTCAAAGATCAGTGAGATCGACAATCGCAGCATGGTCAACAGTGCTACAGAGATTGCCGTTCGCTATGCTCCGGATCAGTATTCCGTTGCAACGCCATTGATGCTTAAAACAGCTGACGGCTTATACATCAACATTCATGAAGCAGCGGGTATTGATTATCCAGCCATGCAGCTCCATGTTGACAAGGCTAATTTCAAGATGAGTGCGAGACTGGTACCGGATGCTGTCGGAAACAAAGCATATCTCAGAGCACCATTTAATACTCCATGGAGAACTATCATCGTAAGTGATAAAGCCGCAGACATTCTTGCCTCAAAGATGATCCTCAATCTGAATGAGCCTTCAAAAATCGAGAACACTTCATGGATCAAGCCGATGAAGTTTGTCGGTGTGTGGTGGGAGATGCAAACAGGAAAGGGAAGCTGGACCTATGCTGACAAGATCGACTCACTGAAGAATGGTCAGCTGATCCCTCACAATCATCATAGCGCCAACACCGCGAACGTTAAACGTTACATAGACTTCGCTGCTGCCAATGGAATCGGCGGTGTGCTGGTGGAAGGATGGAACACCGGATGGGAAGAATGGTTTGGATTGTGGAAGGAGAATGTTTTTGATTTCGTAACACCATATCCTGATTTCGATGTGAAAGGGTTGCAGAATTATGCAAAGTCAAAGAACGTAGCGATTATCATGCATAATGAAACATCTGGTTCGGCAACGAACTATGAACGCCAACTGGATACCGCATTCAGATTCATGAACAAGTTCGGATATCCTGCCGTGAAGACGGGATATGTCGGAAAGATCATTCCCCGTGGTGAGCACCATGATGGCCAATGGATGGTGAGTCATTATCTGCGCACCGTACAGAAGGCTGCAACGCATAAAGTGATGATCGACATTCATGAATCGGTACGACCAACAGGATTGCATCGTACGTATCCAAACTGGCTTGCCAATGAGGCAGGACGTGGAAATGAATTCAATGCATTCCATGATGGAGGAAATCCGCCTGAGCATGAAACGATCCTACCTTTCACGCGACTGATGGGCGGGCCAATGGATTACACGCCTGGAATATTCAAGCTGAAAGGCTATGCCGGACATGCTCCCAATCGTCAGCTGCATACCACGCTTGCCAAACAACTTGCATTGTATGTGACACTCTATAGTCCGTTGCAGATGGCGGCCGACTTTCCCGAAAATTATGATGCACATAAAGATGCATTTCAGTTTATCAGGGATGTTCCTGTTGATTGGGATGATTCAAAGATCATCGAAGCAGAGCCCGGAGATTTTATCACCATCGCCAGAAAAGAAAAAGCAAAACCAAACTGGTTCATTGGTGCGATCACAGATGAGAACAAACGCATCGCCACGGTTCCACTGACATTCCTTGACAAAGGGAAGAAATATGTGGCTGTTATCTATGGTGATGGACCGACTTCCGACTGCAAAACAAATCCCGAAGCTTATATGATCAGCTCGTTCATCGTTGACTCAACCATGATATTGAAACTAAACCTTGCCCCGGGTGGGGGATCAGCGGTGAGCATCATGCCGTCCACTCCGGAGCAGGAGAAAAAGATCAAAAAGTATCGCTAAACATTCAAAAGCATGGGGTTACAACTTTTGTTGTAACCAAATCATCTTCAGGCAGTAAAAGAATTTTTAGATTTAGAACTTTCTAAACTCCACTTTCTATGCTGCTTAAAGATCTGATCTTTTCCTTCCGGAACATTCAAAAAAACAGGCTCACCGCGTTCATCAATGTGCTCGGTCTTACGATCGGGATCAGCGCCTGCCTGGTGATATTCCTGATCGTCAATTATGAGCTGAGCTACGAGCGCTTCAGAGCTGATAGAGATCAGATTTACAGAGTCTATTCACAGTTTTCTGGCTTGAATTCCAATGCGAACAGGGGAGTGCCCACCGGATTTTCCGATGCATTGAAAGAAGGACAGTTCGCCGGCGTTGAAGCCATTGCCGACTTCCACATCTTTAAATCAAAGGTTGAAATTCAGAATAAGAATCAGGAGCCAAAGAATCTCGGACGCTATGAAGGAATCATTATTGCCAGTCCGGGATACTTCGATGTATTCCAGTATGAATGGCTGGCCGGCAATTCCGAAAAAGCATTGGCCGAACCACTGCAGGTGGTGTTGACAGAAAGTCGCGCGCGGGTGTACTTTGAGGATGCATCACTTTCCGACATGATCGGCCGTGAGGTCATCTACCGCGACTCACTCGTTGCCACGGTTTCAGGAATTGTAAAAGATACCAAAGAGAATACCGACCTCAACTTCACCGATTTCATTTCGATGAGTACCATCGAAAATACCTGGCTGAAGAAAAGTTTCTTCCTTCACGATTGGTTCAGTCTTAACAGCAGTTCACAGTTATTCTTTAAAGCAGCTCCCGGAACTTCATTAGCCACACTTCAGGAGCACATGAATAATATCTCTGCTCAGTATGACAAGGTGAATAAGAATCCGGACCGGAAGAATACGCCAAGCTTGCAGCCGCTCTCTCAACTTCATTTCAATTCAGAGATGGGAATCTTTGATTACAGCAGGTCGGTACCGGAAAAATCTACGCTGCAGATCCTTGGCTTGATCGCTGTTTTATTACTGGTCATTGCCGCTATCAACTTTATCAATCTTGTTACTGCTCAGGCATCACGACGTGCACGCGAAGTGGGTGTCCGCAAAGTATTGGGAAGCTCAAGATTCCGCCTGGTGAATCAGTTTCTCATGGAGAGTTTCATCCTCACATTCATTGCTTCAGCCATGTCACTATTATTATCGGCTGAAGTGCTCAGCTTCTTCAGTGAGTTCTTCCCTACGGATCTCAAGCTGAATGTATTAAGTCCAACCATACTTATCTTCTCTGCGACATGCATAGTCGTGGTAACATTACTGGCAGGGATCTATCCTGCATTTGTTCTTTCATCGGTACAGCCGGTCGTTGCATTGAAGAATTCTGTTCATATGAACAGCAATTCATCCGGAACGTTCTGGATCCGTAAAGGTCTCACCGTATTCCAGTTTTCTGTTTCCAACATCCTCATCATCTCAACACTTGCCATCAGTCTGCAGATTGGCTATATGCTCAACAAAGACCTTGGCTTTGCCACCGACAGCATTGTTTACTTTGACACTCCATGGTGGGAGAAATCGGCGAAGAAGCAATTGTTGAAAAATGAGTTGAGTCAGATCCCTGAGATCGATGCGCTGACGCTTCAAAGCAGTCCGCCAAGTTCGGATGGATGGTCTACTTCAACATTTGAATTCGACAACGGAAAAGAAGTTCTTAAAGATAATGTCTACCTCAAGCAGGCAGATACCGCATACCTGAATGTCTACAATATCCAGTTGCTGGCAGGAAGAAATCTTCATCAAAGTGATATCCCGGAAGAGTGTCTGATCAATGAGACATACATGCAGAAGCTTGGATTCACAGATCCACATGAGGTGCTGGGAAAGGTTGTCAGCAAGCTCACGATTGTGGGAGTGGTGAAAGACTTTCATGTTCGTTCACTGCATACTGCCATTGAGCCGATGGCCATCTTTAGTTCTTTGCAGGGTCAATCATCGTTCGGGATGAGACTTCGTTCAGAGAATGGAAAGATCTCCGATCTGCAATCCACAATGGCAAAGGTTGAAGCAAGCTGGATGAAGATCTATCCCGACCAGAAGTTCACGTACACCTTTCTGGATGAAACACTCAAAAGATTTTATGAGAATGAGCAACGCACCGGCAAGATCGCCCGGATCGCAACGGGTATTGCACTGCTGATCTCATGCCTGGGATTATTCGGGCTGTCGTCTTTCAGAGTGATCCAGCGGACAAAGGAGATCGGCATTCGCAAAGTGCTGGGCGCTTCCGTTAGAAGCATCCTGGTTTTACTCTCGACGGATTTTCTCATCCTCGTTGTGGTGGCATTTGTCGTATCATCACCGATCGCCTACTATGCATCCGAGCAATGGTTGAATAATTTTGCATACAAGATGGATATGGGACCATGGATATTTATTTTGGCAGGAATTTCTTCGTTAATTACGGCGTTTCTCACCATCAGCATTAAGACCCTCGGCGCTGCCAACGCAAACCCTGTAAAGTCGCTGAGATATGAGTAGCAAATTCACATAACCGTAAGACCCTTGCCGGGAATGGCATTCGCAATCATGAAAAAAATTGTTCCACTGATCGCAGTCCTGTTCCTGGCATTTCTTACCCTCCGACTCAATAAGCCTCCTGAAGTTGTCAGTGATAATGCTCCCGATAGTGTCTTCTCTGCAAAGAGAGCATACACTTATTTAAAAGTAGTAGCAGGCGCTCCTCACAGTACCGGAACCGAAGAGAACAAGATCGTAAGACAATACATCGCAGACGTTTGCCGTGGAATGGGTCTCGAAACCCAGATGCAAAACACAACTTCCGTTCGGAAAGAAGGAAGCTCTGTCATTGCCGCCAATGTGTACAATGTCATTGCCACACTCAAGGGAAAGCAGGGCAATGGTAAGCGACTGCTGGTGATGTCTCACTTTGACTCACAACCCAATACCCCCGGCGCAGGCGACGACGGGGCAGGAGTAGCCGCCATGCTCGAAGTAGCCCGCATCATCACCGCCTCCAAAAAGACATTCAATAACGACATCGTGTTCTTATTCACCGATGCTGAAGAATCGGGATTGTCGGGTGCACAGGGATTCGCCCAGGATACCGTGATGCTGAAGTCCATCGGGTTTGTTCTCAATGTCGAAGGACGCGGCAACTCAGGAGTAAGTATGATGTTTGAAGTCAATCCCGAAAACGGATGGGCCGTTCGTCAATACATGCAGGCCGCAAAGTATCCTGTTGGAAATTCCATGGCCTATGAAGTCTACAAGAATCTTCCCAATGATACAGACTATACCATCTTCAGAAGAGCCGGCATCAGCGGACTGAACAGCGGCTTTGTGGATGGATATGTAAATTATCACAGTCCCAACGACAAGCCTGAGAACCTTGATCTCAGAAGTCTCCAGCATCATGGCGATAATCTGTTAGGACTTGTCAAGCATCTTGGCAACATAAGTCTCGAGCAAACCAAAGCACCGGATATCACCTTCTTCAATGTGAGCGGCTACTGGATGATGAGCTATTCTTCCTCATTGAATATTGTACTGCTGATCGCCTGCAGTGTGTTGCTGGTAGTTCTGATTGTGATGGGCTTCCGGAAGAAGCAAGTGAATGTGAAAGGAGTCGTGTCCGGATTCTTCATTTATTTCGGAACGCTGATCCTGATGTTGCTGATTGGATTCGGTGTGACCAAGCTGGTGCTGATGATGTATCCGTTCTACGGAAGATTCTATTCATCTAATTCCTACAACAGCGCTCATTATTTTATTGCGCTCACGGCGATTGAAGCAACGGTGTTTGCATTCATGTATCAATGGCTTTCAAAAAAACTTGCACTGCAGTCATTGCTGACCGGAGTACTGATCCTGGAAGTTATTCTGCTGAACCTGTTTTATATCGTTATGCCTTCGGCGGCATTCCTGTTGTTGCTGCCAATATTATCATCCATTATCGGTAATATCATTGTACTGCACAGAGGTGAGCAAGAGAAAAGTTATTCCGATGCGTGGATCGTGATCAACATACTCTGTCTGATACCGGCTATGTTGTGGCTTCCGTTAACGATCAGTCAGATGTACACCATCTTCGGACTGGAAATTATAGCAGCAGGCATTGCGCTGGTGTTGGGAATACTATTGGGACTCATGCTGCCGGTGCTGGTATCTGCTTTTGAATTCCGTCCTAAGTTGATAGGTATAATTGCCGCTGTCATCTTTGTGATAAGTATAGTCACGGGTCATCTGACTTCCGGCTTTGATGAAGAGCATCCATTGCAGTCGGCCGTAACATACCAGCTGAGAGGGGAGGAGAACAAGGCATTCTGGCTAACGCGAAGCAAGACGACGGACGAATGGAGCCAGCAGTTCTTCCCTGAATTCGAAATGGAGTTTGGAAGAATGAAAAGCGAGGCGCCTTTGTTGTCATTGGGATTACCAACCGCGACGGTGGTGAGCGACACGATCGTCAACAATATTCGCTTACTCAGGATACATTGTGCGGCTGGTCGTGATGCGTTGACACTGGCATTGACGATCCACACTAAAGATCTTGCGTTGGATGCAACGGTGATCGGTCCTGCGGGAGGAGTACCACAGGCAAAGAAAGCGGCGGGACCATTCAGCGGAGTGTACTATACCGGATTGGACAGTCGCGGGTTTGATGTGATCCTCGAGCTGACACCCAACACACCGTTGGAGTTTACGTTGCTGGACAGATCGATGGGACTGCCGAAGTTTGACGGGATCAAAGATCAGCCGGACTGGATCATACATGGAAACGGATCGGCGAGCAACACGATACAGGTGACGAAGAAATTTACATGGTGATGTAACTGTTATTTAGTTGTTAACAGTACATCCTAATTGAAAGTCTCCCGTTCACAGGGGCATAACCAAAAACCCCATGAACAAAACAATTCTATTCATTCTATTTATTGTCCTTTCATTTTCCGGAGTTAGTCAGTCGAAGCAAAAGAAGATCCTGATCGTCTCGACGAATGTGGATACTGTTGGCACGAATGTCAGCGGGACATATGCGATGGAGATAGCACATCCCTGGAAGACCTTTACGGATAAAGGTTTTGATGTGGATGTAGTGACACCGAAGGGCGGCAAGGCGGCGATCTACAATGCAGCGAAGACAGATGATGATATTGTGCAGATACAGAACAACGAAGCCTTCATTAAGACAACAACCAACACCCTTTCACCGACACAGGTAAATCCAAAGGATTATGTGGCGATCTTTTATCCGGGTGGTCACGGACAATACTTTGATGTGATCAGCGATGAGCGCATAGCAGTGATAGCGGCGGC
It contains:
- a CDS encoding Gfo/Idh/MocA family oxidoreductase, encoding MKNDRRSFLKTSSLALTGLGLSTVIPWEAIAAAKRRVGANGKINVGAIGINGMGWANLTSIIKIPDVQVIALCDVDENVLNFRKYELAKQGIKTTTYVDYRKLLENKDIDIVIIGTPDHWHCLQMVEACQAGKDVYVEKPCGNSIAECDAMVAAQKKYNKAVQVGQWQRSQPHMVDALAYLKTGKLGKIRTVKAWAYQGWMRNLDSKPDSAAPEGVHYDMWLGPAAKRPFNANRFHFNFRWFWDYAGGLMTDWGVHLIDYTLLGMDAKFPKSVIASGGKFGNPAGPEETPDTLAAVYEYDGYNMIWEHAQSISNGNYGRDHGIAYIGNNGTLVLDRNGWEVIADEKRMQSLPMQKNVGSGVDLHTQNFVDVVKSRKMEDLHCSIQAGAHVATVCQMGNISYRSGQKVTWDATKGKFNEDKANAFLAAKYNNGYSLPKI
- a CDS encoding tetratricopeptide repeat protein, which gives rise to MFRACFIILITALPLSGIAQSAKTALQYFEKGELALQNRDYNTALADFSECLRLDNFYSQAYRLRANAYEHLGEDEKALSDYNIYLHLVPADTEALFSRAVLRFEADLYDLARKDFYDLLFLPKSETNTVFFGQEKFNDSNARIFTAHSAGKDHIFNYLGLIDTNLKSYTQAIVWFDSAIRISNQNPAYWINRGSAKLKSQDSPGALNDFNAALKLDPDNSLAIHNIATIRSAEGESSTSEKLLTQAIEKNNALPYPRAERAYQRLQRNDLAGALEDYNEVVRMEPKDGENYLNRGLVKEKLKDLKGALADYSKAIELDDTNEKSWVSHGNVLSKLHRWNEAIEDYSIAISLASDYGLAYYNQAIAYQSTGKLDEACNDLKKAESLGVKANARMKERVCR
- a CDS encoding AarF/ABC1/UbiB kinase family protein, producing MKEQKSIPTTKVQRATKFITTGAKIGRNYLKHYGKKLVDPNISRDQLNEDNASDIYDSLSKLKGSALKVAQMLSMDKNLLPKAYQQQFSMAQYSAPPLSYPLVVKTFQTYFGKNPGQIFDSFSTKAVNAASMGQVHQATLKGKTLAVKIQYPGVSDTVKSDLAMVKPIALRMFKLSPVEYEEFIGEVELRLLEEADYTLELKRSIEMSEQSRKIKHLVFPKYYPEFSAKKILTMDWLEGLPLGEYLKKGKPSKAIANKLGQAMWDFYHFQFHQLKAVHADPHPGNFIITPDEELGVIDFGCVKEIPEDFYQLYFQLHHKDILQDPVRLEKIFYQMRFIYEDDSESEKKFFRAVFIELLDLLARPFHTKTFDFADPSYFETLYKTGEKISNMKELRDSKKARGIKHALYINRTYFGLYSILNELGATVETHSFVPSWKSF
- a CDS encoding TetR/AcrR family transcriptional regulator — translated: MEKAKKTSRKTKAAGKPARDKIISAYRETLLTEGKVPSSVYTFSQSIGIKEDDFYQYFGSFEAVDKEIWNGYFQSVASRLTSDKNYSSFSTREKILAFYFTLAEVLKEDRSFALLTLKEWRNPAFTPDAMKAFKNSFEEWLTPVLNEGKQNGEIAKRPLFDSRYDALFWMHLIFILQFWTRDNSVGFEKTDAAIEKSVNLAFDLIGNGILDNALDFGKFLYQNSKN
- a CDS encoding glycoside hydrolase family 97 protein — its product is MKYTGKWIIAAVLISFCTTAFSQTKKTADASMGKVKVEFSIDDAGTPSYTVLYNQKPVVLPSKLGFILSDNNFSSNFELTGSETKAVDNSWKPVLGEVSQIRDHYNQLTVHLKERSGDRRLLDIVFKVFEEGVGFRYEFPKQPKLNYFIVKDEVTEINMSGDHKAFWIPGDFDSNEYIYTTSKISEIDNRSMVNSATEIAVRYAPDQYSVATPLMLKTADGLYINIHEAAGIDYPAMQLHVDKANFKMSARLVPDAVGNKAYLRAPFNTPWRTIIVSDKAADILASKMILNLNEPSKIENTSWIKPMKFVGVWWEMQTGKGSWTYADKIDSLKNGQLIPHNHHSANTANVKRYIDFAAANGIGGVLVEGWNTGWEEWFGLWKENVFDFVTPYPDFDVKGLQNYAKSKNVAIIMHNETSGSATNYERQLDTAFRFMNKFGYPAVKTGYVGKIIPRGEHHDGQWMVSHYLRTVQKAATHKVMIDIHESVRPTGLHRTYPNWLANEAGRGNEFNAFHDGGNPPEHETILPFTRLMGGPMDYTPGIFKLKGYAGHAPNRQLHTTLAKQLALYVTLYSPLQMAADFPENYDAHKDAFQFIRDVPVDWDDSKIIEAEPGDFITIARKEKAKPNWFIGAITDENKRIATVPLTFLDKGKKYVAVIYGDGPTSDCKTNPEAYMISSFIVDSTMILKLNLAPGGGSAVSIMPSTPEQEKKIKKYR
- a CDS encoding RNA polymerase sigma factor, encoding MSEAELIQALRERNESAFRQLVDSYKNSIYNASLGIVQNTDEAEDIAQEVFIEVIHSIHHFKGESKLSTWIYRIAVTKSLEQIRKKKRQKRFGFMIRLFQGDANSSSIDVPDFVHPGVLMENRERAAILFKAIDSLTENQKVAFTLNKIDDMSYEEIASVMNVSLSSVESLIHRAKVNLQKKLESLIK